GGCGAGATCGCGTCGCCGGACAAGCGTTACGGTGGTTATCCGGAGCGGGTATTAACAAAAATCCGGGACGACTTTAAGGCGAACGCTGCTTCGCGATAAACCGTTGTTTTGCTGGTTTTTTGCAGGTCAGGGCATGCGTTTTCCGTTTGGTCTGCCCGTTCGAATCGATTCGAAGCGCCCTGATAGGATCGCTGTCGGGCCTTACATTAGTAACGGCTCGCGCGGCAGGCACGCCGCGCGGCGATGGCGGCGTTGCAAGTCGCCGCGTTTTATATCGACAATCCACGCAGGGCAATGACGCACCGCACGAAAGAAGAACCTCCGATTTGGCTAGCGACTCGGGCCGCGCCGGTGCTGTTTTGGGCATCGTTGCTGTTCCTGGTCTGCCAAGCGGTGTCGGTGGTGATCTTCATCGACGTCCCCAATCTTCGCGAGTCGCTGGCCAGCAATCCGGCGGCGGAAACGGAAGCCGATCAAGCGTCCGAAGCGATCGATCCGGAGGTCGCCGCGTTGGCAATGACGTCGACGCCTGTTGCCTCGGGGTTGTCGTGGGAACCGATCGAACTGGCGACCTTGTTCTTGATGGGGCTGATCTGGCCGCTGGTGATTGCCGAGTCGGTCTATCATTGGCGGACGCGACCGTGGACGCGGGAAACTCGCCGGTTCCATTTCTACTCGCTGTTGTATTGCCTCTGCCCTTCGCTGCGGATGTGTGCGCAAAGTTTGGAGATGGGGCAGCGGTTGTGGCTGCCCGGTTGGGGCTGGCGGCGATCCGACGATCGTCTGCGGCGGCGATTGGAGCGAACGTTCAGTATGCCGATGATCTGGATCGCGCTGATGATCCTGCCGGTGTTGGTCGTCGAGTTGTTTTTAAAGGCTCAGGTGGCCGACTATCGCTGGCTGCGGATCACGCTGCACGTCAGCACCGGCGTGATCTGGTTCAGCTTTGCCGCCGAGTTCATCTTGATGGCGTCGGTTGCCGAGAAGAAGCTGACATATCTGAAAGAGCACTGGATCGAATTGGCGATCATCCTGTTGCCGCTGCTGTCGTTCATGCGGTCGCTGCGGCTGTTGCGAGCGACGGGGGCGTCGAAGTTGATTCGGCTCTCCCAGCTGAACCAAGTCGTCCGCACCTACCGGCTGCGCGGCACCGCGATGCGAGCCTTGCGGGCGTTGATCCTGTTGGATCTGTTCCAGCGTCTGACGCTGCAAACGCCCGAGAAGACGGTCGCGAAGTTGCAGCTGCAGTTGGAAGAGTTGGAGGGGGAGGCGAAGCAGTTGCGCCGCAAGATCGGCCGCTTGGAGCGAACGATTCGGAAGCGGGAAGTCGAGGCGAACGCGATCGGTTCGGAAGCCGATGTGGGCGACGACGCCGATCGGGATGACGCCGAAGCGGCAGCGAAAACCGACAGCCCCGCAACCGAATCGGTGTAGCGCGGGGCGATTTGCCAGCGACTAAGTTGCCGTCAGCAAGCGGACGAAGATCTCGACAGCTTCGTCGAGTTGTTGGATCTCGATCCATTCGTCTTTGGTGTGGGCTTGGGCGATCGAGCCGGGGCCGAAGACAACCGTTGGAATTTCGAGGGCCGCGACGCGCGGGGCGTGCGTTCCAAAGGGAACTCCGATCGCCTGGCGGTTGGGCCGCGTCGGTTCAGCCGCTTCGATCAATCGCTGGCATAACGTCGCGTTGTCGCGATCCAACAGCGGGTTGCTGATCGTATCGGTCGGTAGGAACTCAAAGTCGGCGTCGCAGTTTTTGCGGAGATATTGGTCGACGTCGGCGATCGCTTCTTCGGCAACCTCTCCCGGTACCAGCCGGCGATCGATTTCGATCGTGCAGACTTCGGGGACGATATTGACGCTCGCCCCGCCGTGGATCGTGCCGACGCTGAGCGTTCGACCGCCACACAGCGGATGGACGATGCCGCCGGATTGCAGTTCGACCGCGTAGGTCTCTAGGCAGCTGACGATTTTCGCCATCTTGTAGATCGCGTTGACGCCGAGAGCTGGATTGCTGCTGTGAGCGGCGGCGCCGCTGGTGCGTATTTTCCAACGCACAGTTCCTTTATGCGCCACGACGACGTTCAGATCGGTCGGTTCGCAGACGATCGC
Above is a genomic segment from Rosistilla ulvae containing:
- a CDS encoding potassium channel protein produces the protein MAALQVAAFYIDNPRRAMTHRTKEEPPIWLATRAAPVLFWASLLFLVCQAVSVVIFIDVPNLRESLASNPAAETEADQASEAIDPEVAALAMTSTPVASGLSWEPIELATLFLMGLIWPLVIAESVYHWRTRPWTRETRRFHFYSLLYCLCPSLRMCAQSLEMGQRLWLPGWGWRRSDDRLRRRLERTFSMPMIWIALMILPVLVVELFLKAQVADYRWLRITLHVSTGVIWFSFAAEFILMASVAEKKLTYLKEHWIELAIILLPLLSFMRSLRLLRATGASKLIRLSQLNQVVRTYRLRGTAMRALRALILLDLFQRLTLQTPEKTVAKLQLQLEELEGEAKQLRRKIGRLERTIRKREVEANAIGSEADVGDDADRDDAEAAAKTDSPATESV
- a CDS encoding M20 family metallopeptidase → MIASKTPLSILKQLIAIPSQNPMGHEPVGDGWYEAGVSRWLCEFFKEHSLPYEYHEIESQRGNVVARIDGDPNRPTVLLDAHQDTVPVAGMIVDPYDAIEKEGRLYGRGTCDVKGSMAAMLATALRLIPLNGDHAPVILSFTCDEERTQIGAAELARRLALPAGQRSALLPENPQFAIVCEPTDLNVVVAHKGTVRWKIRTSGAAAHSSNPALGVNAIYKMAKIVSCLETYAVELQSGGIVHPLCGGRTLSVGTIHGGASVNIVPEVCTIEIDRRLVPGEVAEEAIADVDQYLRKNCDADFEFLPTDTISNPLLDRDNATLCQRLIEAAEPTRPNRQAIGVPFGTHAPRVAALEIPTVVFGPGSIAQAHTKDEWIEIQQLDEAVEIFVRLLTAT